In one Pseudomonas hydrolytica genomic region, the following are encoded:
- a CDS encoding aldehyde dehydrogenase has protein sequence MTSLTRADWEQRAKTLTIETRAFVHGEYRAAESGATFECISPVDGRLLGLVASCDQADAELAVKDARATFESGVWSRLSPVKRKKVMIRFAELIEQHGEELALLETLDMGKPISDSLSIDVSSAANAIRWSGEAIDKIYDEVAATAHDELGLVTREPVGVVAAIVPWNFPLLMTCWKLGPALATGNSIILKPSEKSPLTGIRIAQLAIEAGIPAGVFNVLPGFGHTVGKALALHMDVDTLVFTGSTKIAKQLMVYAGESNMKRVWLEAGGKSPNIVFADAPDLKAAAEAAASAIAFNQGEVCTAGSRLLVENSIKDTFVPMVVEALKAWKPGNPLDPATNVGALVDTTQMNNVLSYIQAGHDDGAKLVAGGKRVMEETGGTYVEPTIFDGVNNAMRIAKEEIFGPVLSVIGFDNQDEAIAIANDTIYGLAAAVWTSNLSRAHLVGKALRAGSVWINQYDGGDMTAPFGGFKQSGNGRDKSLHAFDKYTELKSTWIKL, from the coding sequence ATGACTAGCCTGACCCGTGCCGACTGGGAACAGCGTGCCAAGACCCTGACCATCGAAACCCGCGCCTTCGTCCACGGCGAATATCGCGCGGCAGAGTCCGGTGCGACCTTCGAATGCATCAGCCCGGTCGACGGTCGTCTGCTCGGCCTGGTGGCCAGCTGCGACCAGGCCGACGCCGAACTGGCGGTCAAGGATGCGCGCGCCACCTTCGAGTCCGGCGTGTGGTCGCGCCTGTCCCCGGTCAAGCGCAAGAAGGTGATGATCCGCTTCGCCGAGCTGATCGAGCAGCACGGCGAGGAGCTGGCCCTGCTGGAAACCCTGGACATGGGCAAGCCGATCAGCGATTCGCTGAGCATCGACGTGAGCAGCGCCGCCAACGCCATTCGCTGGAGCGGCGAGGCCATCGACAAGATCTACGACGAAGTCGCCGCCACTGCTCATGACGAGCTGGGCCTGGTCACCCGCGAGCCGGTTGGCGTGGTCGCCGCCATCGTGCCGTGGAACTTCCCGCTGCTGATGACCTGCTGGAAGCTCGGCCCGGCGCTGGCCACCGGCAACTCCATCATCCTCAAGCCCTCCGAGAAGTCGCCGCTGACCGGTATCCGCATCGCCCAGTTGGCCATCGAGGCCGGCATTCCGGCCGGCGTGTTCAACGTGCTGCCGGGTTTCGGTCACACCGTCGGCAAGGCCCTGGCCCTGCACATGGACGTCGACACCCTGGTGTTCACCGGTTCGACCAAGATCGCCAAGCAGCTGATGGTCTATGCCGGCGAATCGAACATGAAGCGCGTCTGGCTGGAAGCCGGCGGCAAGAGCCCGAACATCGTCTTCGCCGACGCGCCGGACCTCAAGGCCGCTGCCGAGGCGGCCGCCAGCGCCATCGCCTTCAACCAGGGCGAGGTCTGCACCGCCGGCTCGCGCCTGCTGGTGGAGAATTCCATCAAGGACACCTTCGTGCCCATGGTGGTCGAGGCGCTCAAGGCCTGGAAACCGGGCAACCCGCTGGACCCGGCGACCAATGTCGGTGCGCTGGTCGACACCACGCAGATGAACAACGTGCTGAGCTACATCCAGGCCGGCCACGACGACGGCGCCAAGCTGGTGGCCGGCGGCAAGCGAGTGATGGAAGAGACCGGCGGCACCTACGTCGAGCCGACCATCTTCGACGGCGTGAACAACGCCATGCGCATCGCCAAGGAGGAAATCTTCGGCCCGGTGCTGTCGGTGATCGGTTTCGACAATCAGGACGAGGCCATCGCCATTGCCAACGACACCATCTACGGCCTGGCCGCGGCGGTGTGGACCAGCAATCTGTCGCGCGCTCACCTGGTGGGCAAGGCCCTGCGTGCCGGCAGCGTGTGGATCAACCAGTACGACGGCGGTGACATGACCGCGCCGTTCGGCGGCTTCAAGCAGTCCGGCAACGGCCGCGACAAGTCGCTGCACGCGTTCGACAAGTACACCGAGCTGAAGTCCACCTGGATCAAGCTGTAA
- a CDS encoding cupin domain-containing protein yields the protein MNIEQIVDFAQAATAADHYRPAPEKVLKGDPEQSVRNHYGSPCGQFSSGIWEGAVGQWTVNYTEHEYCEILQGVSVLRDADGNAKTVRAGDRFVIPAGFSGTWEVLEACRKVYVIFEPK from the coding sequence ATGAACATCGAGCAGATCGTCGACTTCGCCCAGGCCGCCACGGCCGCCGACCACTATCGCCCCGCCCCGGAGAAAGTGCTCAAGGGCGACCCCGAGCAGAGCGTGCGCAACCACTACGGCAGCCCCTGTGGCCAGTTCAGCAGCGGCATCTGGGAAGGCGCGGTGGGCCAGTGGACGGTGAACTACACCGAGCATGAATACTGCGAGATTCTCCAGGGTGTTTCCGTATTGCGCGATGCCGATGGCAACGCCAAGACCGTACGTGCCGGCGACCGCTTCGTCATCCCTGCCGGCTTCTCCGGTACCTGGGAGGTGCTGGAAGCCTGCCGCAAGGTCTATGTGATCTTCGAGCCCAAGTAA
- the gabT gene encoding 4-aminobutyrate--2-oxoglutarate transaminase encodes MSKTNESLLQRRAAAVPRGVGQIHPIVAERAENATVWDVEGREYIDFAGGIAVLNTGHLHPKVVAAVQEQLTKLSHTCFQVLAYEPYIELCEEIAKRVPGNFAKKTLLVTSGSEAVENAVKIARAATGRAGVIAFTGAYHGRTMMTLSLTGKVVPYSAGMGLMPAGVYRAQAPCPLHGVSEDESIASIERIFKNDAQPQDIAAIIIEPVQGEGGFYVNSPAFMQRLRALCDQHGILLIADEVQTGAGRTGTFFATEQLGVVPDLTTFAKSVGGGFPISGVCGKAEIMDKIAPGGLGGTYAGSPIACAAALAVLKVFDEEKLLERSQAVGEKLKAGLKTIAEKHKVIGDVRGLGSMVAIELFEGGDHSKPAAELVGKIVARAREKGLILLSCGTYYNVIRFLMPVTIPDAQLEKGIAIVAECFDELA; translated from the coding sequence ATGAGCAAGACCAACGAATCCCTGCTGCAACGCCGTGCCGCCGCCGTACCGCGCGGTGTCGGCCAGATCCACCCGATCGTCGCCGAGCGCGCCGAGAACGCCACCGTGTGGGACGTCGAAGGCCGCGAGTACATCGACTTCGCCGGCGGTATCGCCGTGCTGAACACCGGCCACCTGCATCCGAAGGTGGTCGCCGCTGTTCAGGAGCAGCTGACCAAGCTGTCGCACACCTGCTTCCAGGTGCTGGCCTACGAGCCCTACATCGAGCTGTGCGAAGAAATCGCCAAGCGCGTGCCGGGCAACTTCGCCAAGAAGACCCTGCTGGTCACCTCCGGCTCCGAGGCCGTCGAGAACGCCGTGAAGATCGCCCGCGCCGCCACCGGCCGCGCCGGCGTGATCGCCTTCACCGGCGCCTACCACGGCCGCACCATGATGACCCTGTCGCTGACCGGCAAGGTGGTACCGTACTCCGCCGGCATGGGCCTGATGCCCGCTGGCGTGTACCGCGCCCAGGCACCGTGCCCGCTGCATGGCGTGAGCGAGGACGAGTCCATCGCCAGCATCGAGCGCATCTTCAAGAACGACGCGCAGCCGCAGGACATCGCCGCGATCATCATCGAGCCGGTGCAGGGCGAGGGCGGTTTCTACGTCAACTCCCCGGCCTTCATGCAGCGCCTGCGCGCCCTGTGCGACCAGCACGGCATCCTCCTGATCGCTGACGAAGTGCAGACCGGCGCGGGCCGTACCGGCACCTTCTTCGCCACCGAACAACTGGGCGTGGTACCGGACCTGACCACCTTCGCCAAGTCCGTCGGCGGCGGCTTCCCGATCTCCGGCGTGTGCGGCAAGGCCGAGATCATGGACAAGATCGCCCCCGGTGGCCTGGGCGGCACCTACGCCGGCAGCCCGATCGCCTGCGCCGCGGCCCTGGCCGTGCTCAAGGTGTTCGACGAGGAGAAACTGCTGGAGCGCAGCCAGGCCGTGGGCGAGAAGCTCAAGGCCGGCCTCAAGACCATCGCCGAGAAGCACAAGGTGATTGGTGACGTACGTGGCCTGGGTTCGATGGTCGCCATCGAGCTGTTCGAAGGCGGCGACCACAGCAAGCCGGCGGCCGAGCTGGTGGGCAAGATCGTCGCCCGTGCGCGCGAGAAGGGCCTGATCCTGCTGTCGTGCGGCACCTACTACAACGTCATCCGCTTCCTGATGCCCGTTACCATCCCGGACGCGCAGCTGGAAAAAGGCATCGCCATCGTCGCCGAGTGCTTCGACGAACTGGCCTGA
- a CDS encoding MFS transporter, whose translation MSPALRLGITGFGLIGVCYGFARFAFGLFLPQIDAELDLPAAVGGLIAGGSFLGYCIAIVVAAQLTERVGARAVAMAAGLIAALGMLGIALAPSALWLAAAVLLAGISTGLVSPPMAAAVAAIVQPQRQDAANTLINSGTSAGVILSGPVALLIGAEWRLAYGVFAASALVLAVLASFCVPSTAGPRAQPSPGRPALNAMLRQLIVASLLMGAASTALWSFGSQILAQRLDWGSAGAGLLWVVIGVAGIAGAGAGSLIGRLGIDWVHRLSLAAMALAILLVGMGTQPALTLVGGVLFGAAYIMLTGVYLVWGVCALPERPATGLTISFLSIAIGQMLGAPAFGLLLSWLTLDHAVIVFTLLALAGGLARSAGARAPGA comes from the coding sequence TTGAGCCCCGCGCTGCGCCTAGGCATTACCGGGTTCGGCCTGATCGGCGTGTGCTACGGCTTCGCCCGCTTCGCCTTCGGGCTGTTTCTGCCACAGATCGATGCCGAGCTCGACCTGCCGGCGGCCGTGGGGGGCCTGATCGCCGGCGGCTCGTTCCTGGGTTACTGCATCGCCATCGTCGTCGCCGCGCAGCTGACCGAGCGGGTCGGCGCGCGAGCCGTGGCCATGGCTGCCGGGCTGATCGCCGCGCTGGGCATGCTCGGCATCGCCCTGGCACCCTCGGCGCTCTGGCTGGCCGCAGCGGTGCTGCTGGCCGGAATCAGCACCGGGCTGGTGTCGCCCCCCATGGCCGCCGCCGTGGCGGCCATCGTGCAGCCGCAGCGGCAGGATGCGGCCAATACCCTGATCAATTCCGGAACCAGCGCCGGGGTGATCCTCTCCGGGCCGGTGGCGCTGCTGATCGGTGCCGAGTGGCGGCTGGCCTATGGCGTGTTCGCCGCCTCGGCGCTGGTCCTGGCGGTGCTGGCCAGTTTCTGCGTGCCGAGTACGGCCGGGCCGCGAGCGCAGCCTTCGCCCGGTCGGCCCGCGCTCAATGCCATGCTCAGGCAACTGATCGTCGCGTCCTTGTTGATGGGCGCGGCCAGTACGGCGCTGTGGTCGTTCGGCAGCCAGATCCTGGCGCAGCGCCTGGACTGGGGCAGTGCCGGGGCCGGCCTGCTCTGGGTGGTCATCGGCGTTGCCGGCATCGCCGGCGCTGGCGCCGGCAGCCTGATCGGCAGGCTGGGTATCGATTGGGTGCACCGCCTGTCGCTGGCTGCGATGGCCTTGGCCATCCTTCTGGTCGGCATGGGGACCCAGCCGGCCCTGACACTGGTTGGCGGCGTGCTGTTCGGCGCGGCGTACATCATGCTCACCGGCGTCTATCTGGTCTGGGGCGTGTGCGCGCTACCCGAGCGCCCGGCCACCGGGCTGACCATCAGCTTTCTCAGCATCGCCATCGGCCAGATGCTCGGCGCGCCGGCCTTCGGTCTGCTGCTGAGCTGGCTGACCCTGGATCATGCGGTGATCGTCTTCACCCTGCTGGCGCTTGCCGGCGGCCTGGCGCGTTCGGCCGGCGCCCGTGCTCCAGGTGCGTGA
- a CDS encoding TetR/AcrR family transcriptional regulator, translating to MNIDSKLISTAEELFGRYGFNATGMDRLAQAAGMSSRTLYKHAGSKNELIAAVLMTRGQRFLQRLEVDSVEALFDALASWLREEGARGCLFLRVQGETGGQIREISEAVAAYKARFSDAVHQVLTRQLGTGVEDELVEQIVILFEGATAAASYRGVEAVAVARRAATLLLRQVRP from the coding sequence ATGAATATCGATTCAAAGCTGATATCAACGGCCGAAGAGCTGTTCGGCCGATACGGTTTCAACGCCACCGGCATGGATCGGCTGGCGCAGGCTGCCGGCATGTCGAGCCGCACGCTGTACAAGCATGCCGGCAGCAAGAATGAGCTTATCGCGGCCGTGCTGATGACGCGTGGGCAGCGTTTCCTGCAGCGTCTCGAGGTAGACAGCGTCGAGGCGCTGTTCGATGCACTGGCGAGCTGGCTGCGCGAGGAAGGGGCACGCGGCTGCCTGTTTCTGCGCGTGCAGGGCGAAACCGGCGGTCAGATACGCGAGATCAGCGAAGCCGTCGCCGCCTACAAGGCGCGTTTCAGCGACGCGGTTCACCAGGTGCTGACGCGCCAACTCGGCACCGGCGTCGAGGATGAGCTGGTCGAGCAGATCGTCATCCTCTTCGAGGGAGCCACGGCCGCTGCCAGCTACCGTGGCGTAGAGGCGGTGGCGGTGGCGCGCAGGGCTGCGACCTTGCTGCTGCGGCAGGTGCGACCTTGA
- a CDS encoding HrpF/NolX family T3SS translocon protein translates to MRVSGFSNSIPPALDGREPSRECAKPQAPANPRQSACGGGGVSWAPQGQSQTTPSHSAAAGDTLRGQGLAALREAVLRLFAPSATEVQSASQPATQRNMAAEAAKESSDEMPFEEVVSVLGRNENLLKKPRDREGLEKLRDDPNTPTDAKKALDAVLKNPAYYEALDQAKTGSTDGKISAKDVQKLQQHPLIRQYADAKAETYTHNYVPSDAAPGSAAREMTENDAMRELYLYSESLPKKLNLETLGKIADGSQSMGKCPPQVAAAAKFFVQNPDKWQQFSGKDDPSAKISRDRLCDLATENIKLSPQESKALETLKNNQDIFFKGGGIKPDKLAKIANDPQNSQEVRDAANLLSQPNSMLFSMLDNAKHGAGGNFFNKANDRNISKGDLNAFLQKGSNEVAGPPQLAKPATGAALAAQNDMHMGQETQPDQKKEKGGGIFKFLEIFSYVASGVMMLIPGAGAATLAATAGRVAATTVAKEAAKQAAQHTVKEVAKDTVKETAKREFKDAAIQGTKDGLKDYAKDQARDFAKDGLSNAMNQNSPRVASNPHVNEPRVWAQS, encoded by the coding sequence ATGCGTGTTTCAGGTTTCTCGAATTCGATTCCTCCCGCGCTCGACGGCCGTGAGCCATCCCGTGAGTGTGCAAAGCCCCAGGCACCGGCGAACCCGCGGCAATCTGCCTGTGGTGGCGGTGGCGTTTCTTGGGCGCCGCAAGGTCAGAGTCAGACCACGCCGAGTCACTCCGCTGCCGCCGGCGATACCCTGCGCGGTCAGGGGCTGGCGGCATTGAGAGAGGCGGTGCTGAGGCTGTTTGCGCCGAGCGCCACTGAAGTCCAGTCGGCCTCGCAACCGGCCACCCAGCGCAATATGGCGGCGGAGGCGGCAAAGGAGAGCAGCGATGAGATGCCCTTCGAGGAAGTGGTCTCGGTCCTTGGGCGCAACGAGAACCTGCTAAAGAAGCCGCGTGATCGCGAAGGCCTGGAAAAGCTGCGCGACGACCCCAACACACCGACGGATGCGAAAAAGGCGCTGGATGCGGTGCTGAAGAACCCCGCGTACTACGAAGCTCTGGATCAGGCGAAGACCGGAAGCACGGACGGCAAGATCAGCGCCAAGGACGTGCAGAAACTGCAGCAGCACCCGTTGATCAGGCAGTACGCCGACGCCAAGGCGGAAACCTACACCCACAACTACGTGCCTTCCGACGCTGCGCCCGGTTCTGCCGCGCGGGAGATGACCGAGAACGATGCAATGCGCGAGCTGTATCTGTACTCGGAAAGCCTGCCCAAGAAACTCAATCTGGAGACCCTCGGCAAGATCGCCGATGGTTCCCAGTCGATGGGCAAGTGCCCGCCGCAGGTCGCGGCCGCAGCGAAGTTCTTTGTCCAGAACCCGGACAAATGGCAGCAATTCAGCGGCAAGGATGATCCCTCGGCGAAGATCTCCCGCGATCGCCTGTGCGACCTGGCGACCGAGAACATCAAGCTCTCACCCCAGGAGAGCAAGGCGCTGGAGACGCTCAAGAACAACCAGGACATCTTCTTCAAGGGCGGCGGCATCAAGCCGGACAAACTGGCCAAGATCGCCAACGACCCGCAAAACAGCCAGGAGGTTCGCGATGCCGCCAACCTGCTGAGCCAGCCCAATTCGATGCTGTTCTCCATGCTCGACAACGCCAAGCATGGTGCCGGCGGCAATTTCTTCAACAAGGCCAATGACCGCAACATCAGCAAGGGCGACCTGAATGCCTTCCTGCAGAAAGGCAGTAACGAGGTCGCGGGCCCACCGCAGCTCGCCAAGCCCGCCACCGGCGCGGCGCTTGCGGCGCAGAACGATATGCACATGGGGCAGGAAACCCAACCCGATCAGAAAAAGGAAAAGGGCGGCGGTATCTTCAAGTTTCTGGAAATCTTCAGCTATGTCGCCTCCGGCGTGATGATGCTGATTCCGGGCGCTGGCGCCGCCACCCTGGCCGCGACTGCAGGACGGGTCGCCGCGACTACCGTAGCGAAGGAGGCGGCCAAGCAGGCCGCCCAGCACACCGTGAAGGAGGTGGCCAAGGACACGGTCAAGGAAACCGCGAAACGAGAGTTCAAGGATGCCGCGATTCAGGGCACCAAGGATGGCTTGAAAGACTACGCCAAAGATCAGGCCAGGGACTTCGCCAAGGATGGCCTGAGCAATGCCATGAACCAGAACTCGCCCAGGGTCGCCTCCAATCCGCATGTCAACGAGCCGCGCGTGTGGGCGCAAAGCTGA
- the gabD gene encoding NADP-dependent succinate-semialdehyde dehydrogenase, producing MQLKDPQLLRQQAYIDGQWLDSDSGQTIAVNNPATGEIIGHVPKMGRAETRRAIEAAEKALPAWRALTAKERANKLRRWFELLMENQDDLGRLMTLEQGKPLAEAKGEIAYAASFIEWFAEEAKRVYGDVIPGHQPDKRLIVIKQPIGVTAAITPWNFPAAMITRKAGPALAAGCTMVIKPASQTPFSALALVELAERAGIPKGVLSVVTGSAGEVGGELTSNPIVRKLSFTGSTEIGRQLMAECAQDIKKVSLELGGNAPFIVFDDADLDAAVEGALISKYRNNGQTCVCANRIYVQDGVYDAFAEKLIAAVSKLKIGNGLEDGTTTGPLIDEKAVAKVQEHIADAVNKGAKLALGGKPHALGGTFFEPTILVDVPKTAAVAKEETFGPLAPLFRFKDEAEVIAMANDTEFGLASYFYARDLGRVFRVAEALEYGMVGINTGLISNEVAPFGGVKASGLGREGSKYGIEDYLEIKYMCLGGI from the coding sequence ATGCAACTGAAAGACCCCCAGCTGCTGCGCCAACAGGCCTATATCGATGGCCAGTGGCTGGACTCCGACAGCGGTCAGACCATCGCCGTGAACAACCCGGCCACCGGTGAGATCATCGGTCATGTGCCGAAGATGGGCCGTGCCGAGACGCGCCGTGCCATCGAGGCCGCCGAGAAGGCGCTGCCGGCCTGGCGTGCACTGACTGCCAAGGAGCGCGCCAACAAGCTGCGCCGCTGGTTCGAGTTGCTGATGGAGAACCAGGATGACCTCGGTCGCCTGATGACCCTGGAGCAGGGCAAGCCGCTGGCCGAAGCCAAGGGCGAGATCGCCTATGCCGCCTCCTTCATCGAGTGGTTCGCCGAGGAAGCCAAGCGCGTCTACGGCGACGTGATCCCCGGTCACCAGCCGGACAAGCGCCTGATCGTGATCAAGCAGCCGATCGGCGTCACCGCCGCCATCACCCCGTGGAACTTCCCCGCCGCGATGATCACCCGCAAGGCCGGCCCGGCACTGGCCGCCGGTTGCACCATGGTGATCAAGCCGGCTTCGCAGACGCCGTTCTCCGCCCTGGCCCTGGTCGAGCTGGCCGAGCGCGCCGGCATCCCGAAAGGTGTGCTGAGCGTGGTCACCGGCAGCGCCGGCGAAGTGGGTGGCGAGCTGACCAGCAACCCCATCGTGCGCAAGCTGTCCTTCACCGGCTCGACCGAGATCGGTCGCCAGCTGATGGCCGAATGCGCCCAGGACATCAAGAAGGTGTCGCTGGAGCTGGGCGGCAACGCGCCGTTCATCGTCTTCGATGACGCCGATCTGGATGCCGCCGTCGAAGGCGCGCTGATCTCCAAGTACCGCAACAACGGCCAGACCTGCGTCTGCGCCAACCGTATCTACGTGCAGGACGGCGTCTACGACGCCTTCGCCGAGAAGCTGATCGCCGCTGTATCCAAGCTGAAGATCGGCAACGGTCTGGAAGATGGCACCACCACCGGCCCGCTGATCGACGAGAAGGCCGTGGCCAAGGTGCAGGAGCACATCGCCGATGCGGTGAACAAGGGCGCCAAGCTGGCCCTGGGCGGCAAGCCGCATGCCCTGGGTGGCACCTTCTTCGAACCGACCATTCTGGTGGACGTGCCGAAAACCGCTGCCGTGGCCAAGGAAGAAACCTTCGGCCCGCTGGCGCCGCTGTTCCGCTTCAAGGACGAGGCCGAGGTGATCGCCATGGCCAACGATACCGAGTTCGGCCTGGCCTCCTACTTCTATGCCCGCGACCTGGGCCGCGTGTTCCGCGTGGCCGAGGCGCTGGAGTACGGCATGGTGGGCATCAACACCGGCCTGATCTCCAACGAAGTCGCGCCGTTCGGCGGCGTGAAGGCTTCCGGCCTGGGCCGCGAAGGCTCCAAGTACGGGATCGAAGACTATCTCGAGATCAAGTACATGTGCCTGGGCGGCATCTGA